Proteins encoded together in one Kitasatospora albolonga window:
- a CDS encoding ATP-binding protein, with translation MNGFGSSASGAAAPVGAVRRRAVVDALRRGAVPESGLDLLATGLGRFEQAIDEELDTVAAGGSVFKAVRGEYGSGKTFFTRWLGERAKRRTFAVAEVQVSETETPLHKLETVYRRLTERLTTASFPPSALRPVADAWFYALEEDALDDGASEKELAQVVDRLLTARLAEVSRHAPAFATALRGYKQSLDAGDEATAAAVMSWLGGQPHVAAAARRSAGVRGDLDHFGAFGFLQGLLTVLRDAGHAGLILVLDEVETLQRVRSDARDKALNALRQLIDEVHSGRFPGLYLVITGTPAFYDGQQGVQRLAPLAQRLATDFTTDPRFDNPRAVQIRLPGFTEESLVGLGSTIRDLYAEGSQSPDRIEQLADDTYLTDLARAVGGALGGKVGIAPRLYLKKLVGDVLDRIDQFDDFDPRTHYKLTVGSGDLTETERNFAAPTPVASADDLDLDL, from the coding sequence GTGAACGGGTTTGGATCTTCAGCCTCCGGTGCCGCCGCCCCCGTCGGGGCCGTACGCCGACGCGCCGTGGTGGACGCACTGCGGCGCGGCGCCGTCCCCGAGAGCGGACTCGATCTGCTTGCCACAGGACTCGGCCGATTCGAGCAGGCCATCGATGAGGAGCTCGACACGGTCGCTGCCGGCGGCTCGGTGTTCAAGGCCGTACGGGGTGAATACGGCTCCGGCAAGACCTTCTTCACTCGGTGGCTCGGCGAGCGCGCCAAGCGGCGCACGTTCGCCGTGGCTGAGGTTCAGGTGTCGGAGACCGAGACGCCCCTGCACAAGCTCGAGACCGTCTACCGGCGCCTCACCGAACGGCTGACCACCGCGAGCTTCCCACCCAGCGCCCTGCGCCCGGTCGCCGACGCCTGGTTCTATGCCCTGGAGGAGGACGCCCTCGACGACGGCGCCAGCGAGAAAGAACTGGCACAGGTGGTCGACCGGCTGCTCACCGCACGCCTGGCCGAGGTGTCCCGGCACGCACCCGCCTTCGCCACCGCCCTGCGCGGCTACAAACAATCCTTGGACGCCGGCGACGAGGCCACCGCGGCTGCGGTGATGTCGTGGCTCGGCGGACAGCCACACGTCGCCGCAGCCGCCCGGCGCAGCGCAGGCGTCCGAGGTGACCTCGACCACTTCGGTGCCTTCGGATTCCTGCAGGGCCTGCTCACCGTGCTGCGGGATGCCGGACACGCGGGGCTCATCCTCGTCCTGGACGAGGTGGAAACACTGCAACGGGTTCGCTCCGATGCCCGCGACAAGGCACTCAACGCCCTGCGCCAGCTCATCGACGAGGTCCACTCCGGCCGCTTCCCCGGCCTGTACCTGGTCATCACCGGCACACCCGCCTTCTACGACGGCCAGCAGGGCGTTCAGCGTCTCGCCCCGCTCGCCCAGCGCCTGGCCACGGACTTCACCACCGACCCGCGCTTCGACAACCCTCGGGCTGTCCAGATCCGCTTGCCGGGATTCACCGAGGAATCGCTGGTCGGGCTCGGCTCCACCATCCGTGACTTGTACGCCGAGGGCTCCCAGTCCCCCGACCGGATCGAGCAGCTCGCAGACGACACGTACCTCACTGACCTGGCGCGCGCGGTGGGCGGGGCTCTGGGTGGGAAGGTCGGGATCGCACCGCGGTTGTACCTGAAGAAGCTGGTCGGAGATGTACTGGACCGGATCGATCAGTTCGATGACTTCGATCCGCGTACGCACTACAAGTTGACCGTGGGCTCCGGTGATCTGACCGAGACCGAGCGGAACTTCGCCGCGCCCACGCCGGTTGCCTCGGCTGACGATCTCGACCTGGATCTCTGA
- a CDS encoding phage resistance protein — MSDTVTTAPAAVGPARLSAGTVRQYAAARSRLGDGTPRVLLLRAAPSWDAPAVQRTAGGLQVRVAVAPSVLAVHEQILGHLDAAEPADPKVLVVLTDREDTDLDPGLLARVYGGRIRSVDNWEVVQEAFDARGLDARLRGEKWAAEALLDAAATRGWPSLGRGLLSRDEALTRLARRRLRIGRHDTGPLGRPAAHDDGDRIDPVALFQWTLTPGGPDLLRALRGPERAGLARFLSEPEQGGSTGRIITALVDAEHGPDAAAYAVVCAALWGHAEADHDLYRARGRAERWLGETPPAQGDALDRLLTSFGQSGEAYVRGLVDRGEHRLADPVLTRAAQLVTQFGAHAAASASPLLEAGLDARFTAAGHAVSGGDAEKVTAAITALTEHALASDGAAQARIERVRMAARLQRWLKARPATIASVADGISYQIRELGWADRALEHLEAGGDTNTALSDAYSRIGHQVRERRRKLGRAFSERLAVWTSDGTDPRSMLTVESFLNRIVTPVVQSPGRRVLLLLVDGMSAAIAADLGEELRGQWAEFDPLTDATGQPVRRAVAAALPTLTTISRTSLFAGTLMKGDQNDEKRLFPLHPCWNGAPAAVFHKDDLRGPDTGSPFSTALSEALSNERTHVAVVLNTVDDRLGKEQKLGDGAWTAKEIGGLEPLLRAARANDMTVLITSDHGHVVERRGRKLDAVGGTVGSARHRTPGGPVAADEIELSGPRVVWPEPGARIVALRDHDARYTALKAGYHGGATLAEFSIPLLALLPFGAEPPAGWRELGDPAPVWWEEDTEAAVELEAEAAPTHAAAAARPQRRQSKKSAPAVPEGVIGLFGEEEMVPQPPAPQAPAAPSQQTTTDQAKETATPSAPATDPAMALVERLMSTELYQAQLGLLARPPRDKTILPRALTALVEAGTLSMTALAERAGQPATRAPGFAATLAQLLNYDGAQILEILPDNRTLRLHRAQLIEQFGL, encoded by the coding sequence ATGTCCGACACGGTCACCACAGCCCCTGCGGCCGTCGGCCCCGCCCGGTTGTCCGCGGGAACCGTCCGTCAGTACGCAGCTGCCCGCAGCCGGCTCGGCGACGGCACGCCCCGCGTACTGCTGCTGCGGGCAGCTCCGTCCTGGGATGCGCCCGCGGTGCAGCGGACGGCGGGCGGGCTGCAGGTGCGGGTGGCCGTGGCCCCGTCAGTGCTCGCCGTGCATGAGCAGATCCTGGGCCACCTCGACGCGGCGGAACCCGCTGATCCCAAGGTCCTCGTCGTCCTCACCGACCGCGAGGACACCGACCTCGATCCCGGCCTTCTGGCCCGCGTCTACGGCGGCAGGATCCGATCCGTGGACAACTGGGAGGTCGTACAGGAGGCGTTCGACGCCCGCGGCCTCGACGCACGGCTGCGCGGCGAGAAGTGGGCAGCCGAGGCACTCCTCGACGCGGCAGCAACCCGTGGCTGGCCCTCGCTCGGTCGGGGGCTGCTCTCCCGCGACGAAGCCCTCACCCGGCTGGCTCGGCGGCGCCTGCGGATCGGCCGCCACGACACAGGTCCACTCGGTCGGCCGGCCGCACACGACGACGGAGACCGGATCGATCCCGTCGCACTGTTCCAGTGGACCCTCACCCCTGGCGGACCGGACCTGCTGCGCGCCCTGCGAGGTCCGGAGAGGGCCGGTCTGGCCCGCTTCCTCTCAGAACCCGAGCAGGGCGGGTCCACCGGCCGGATCATTACTGCCCTGGTGGACGCCGAACACGGGCCGGACGCTGCCGCGTACGCGGTGGTGTGCGCGGCGCTGTGGGGCCATGCGGAAGCCGACCACGACCTGTACCGGGCGCGCGGGCGCGCCGAGCGATGGCTCGGCGAGACCCCGCCCGCCCAGGGTGACGCTCTCGACAGGCTCCTGACCTCCTTCGGACAGAGCGGCGAGGCGTACGTCCGGGGCCTGGTCGACCGGGGGGAGCACCGGCTCGCCGACCCCGTTCTGACGCGGGCCGCACAGCTCGTCACGCAGTTCGGAGCGCATGCCGCCGCTTCGGCCAGCCCGCTGCTCGAAGCAGGGCTCGACGCGCGTTTCACAGCTGCGGGCCACGCAGTGTCCGGCGGCGACGCAGAGAAGGTCACAGCCGCGATCACCGCACTGACCGAGCACGCACTCGCCTCGGACGGCGCCGCGCAGGCCAGGATCGAGCGCGTACGCATGGCCGCCCGGCTGCAGCGGTGGCTCAAGGCCCGGCCCGCCACGATCGCCTCGGTCGCCGACGGAATCTCCTATCAGATCCGCGAACTCGGCTGGGCAGACCGGGCCTTGGAACACCTCGAAGCAGGCGGCGACACCAACACCGCACTCTCCGATGCGTACAGCCGAATCGGCCATCAGGTGCGCGAGCGCCGCAGGAAGCTGGGCCGGGCGTTTTCCGAGCGGCTCGCGGTGTGGACCTCGGATGGCACCGATCCCCGCTCCATGCTCACCGTGGAGAGCTTCCTCAACCGCATCGTCACGCCTGTCGTCCAGAGCCCAGGCCGACGAGTTCTGCTGCTCCTCGTCGACGGCATGAGCGCGGCGATCGCCGCCGATCTCGGCGAAGAACTGCGGGGCCAGTGGGCCGAGTTCGACCCCCTCACCGACGCGACGGGCCAACCGGTCCGACGCGCGGTGGCTGCGGCGCTGCCCACCCTGACCACCATCTCCCGCACCTCGCTGTTCGCGGGCACCCTAATGAAGGGCGACCAGAACGACGAGAAGCGGCTCTTCCCTCTCCATCCCTGCTGGAACGGGGCCCCGGCTGCCGTATTCCACAAGGACGACCTGCGCGGCCCCGATACCGGCTCGCCCTTCTCCACCGCTCTCAGCGAGGCGCTGTCCAACGAGCGCACCCACGTCGCGGTCGTCCTCAACACCGTGGACGACCGACTCGGCAAGGAGCAGAAGCTCGGCGACGGTGCCTGGACCGCGAAGGAGATCGGCGGCCTGGAACCGCTGCTGCGCGCCGCCCGTGCGAACGACATGACCGTGCTCATCACGTCGGACCACGGTCATGTCGTGGAACGACGCGGCCGCAAGCTCGATGCGGTCGGCGGCACCGTCGGTTCGGCACGTCATCGCACCCCTGGCGGGCCTGTGGCAGCGGACGAGATCGAGCTGTCCGGGCCCCGGGTGGTCTGGCCGGAACCAGGAGCGCGGATCGTCGCGCTGCGCGACCACGACGCCCGGTACACCGCGCTGAAGGCGGGTTATCACGGCGGCGCGACACTCGCCGAGTTCTCCATCCCGCTGCTCGCCCTGTTGCCGTTCGGCGCCGAGCCACCCGCGGGGTGGCGCGAGCTGGGCGACCCAGCTCCCGTGTGGTGGGAGGAGGACACCGAGGCCGCAGTCGAATTGGAGGCGGAGGCTGCTCCCACCCACGCCGCCGCCGCAGCACGCCCGCAGCGCAGGCAGTCCAAGAAGTCCGCCCCGGCCGTACCCGAGGGCGTCATCGGTCTCTTCGGTGAAGAAGAGATGGTGCCTCAGCCCCCGGCGCCGCAGGCACCTGCCGCACCTTCGCAGCAGACGACTACCGATCAAGCGAAGGAGACAGCGACCCCATCCGCCCCGGCAACGGACCCCGCCATGGCGCTGGTGGAGCGGCTCATGTCCACCGAGCTGTACCAGGCGCAGCTGGGCCTGCTCGCCCGCCCGCCGCGCGACAAGACGATCCTCCCGAGGGCGCTGACCGCGCTCGTCGAGGCAGGCACCCTGTCGATGACTGCCCTTGCCGAGCGGGCCGGCCAGCCTGCCACCCGCGCCCCCGGCTTCGCTGCGACGCTTGCCCAGCTTCTCAACTACGACGGAGCCCAGATCCTGGAGATTCTCCCGGACAACCGGACGCTGCGCCTTCACCGGGCTCAGCTGATCGAGCAGTTCGGCCTGTGA